The DNA sequence CCAGCTCCGCCTGCCGCTGCTGCCGACCACCACCATCGGCTCCTTCCCGCAGACCGGCGAACTGCGCACCGCACGCGCCGATCTGCGCGGCGGGCGCATCGACGCCGCAGGGTACGAGGAGCGCATCAAGGCCGAGATCCAGGAGGTCATCTCCTTCCAGGAGAAGACAGGGATCGACGTCCTCGTGCACGGCGAGGCCGAACGCAACGACATGGTCCAGTACTTCGCCGAGCAGCTCACCGGCTACCTCGCCACGCAGCACGGCTGGGTCCAGTCCTACGGCACCCGTTACGTCCGTCCGCCGATCCTGGCCGGCGACATCTCCCGCCCCGAGCCGATGACGGTGCGCTGGACCCAGTACGCCCAGTCCCTCACCTCCCGTCCGGTCAAGGGCATGCTCACCGGCCCGGTCACCATGCTCGCCTGGTCCTTCGTCCGCGACGACCAGCCGCTCGGCGACACGGCCCGCCAGGTCGCGCTCGCCCTGCGCGACGAGGTCAACGACCTGGAGGCCGCGGGCACTTCGGTCATCCAGGTCGACGAGCCCGCGCTGCGCGAGACGCTGCCGCTGCGCGCCGCCGCCGACCACCCGGCCTACCTGGACTGGGCCACGGAATCCTTCCGCCTCACCACCAGCGGCGTACGCCCGGACACGCAGATCCACACCCACATGTGCTACGCCGAGTTCGGCGACATCGTCCAGGCCATCGACGACCTCGACGCCGACGTCATCAGCCTGGAAGCCGCCCGCTCGCACATGCAGGTGGCCCGCGAACTGGCCGAACACGGCTACCCGCGCGAGGCGGGACCCGGCGTCTACGACATCCACTCCCCCCGCGTACCGAGCACCGAGGAGGCAGCGGCCCTGCTGCGCAAGGGACTTGAAGCCATCCCCGCCGAACGGCTCTGGGTCAACCCCGACTGCGGTCTGAAGACCCGCGGCTGGCCCGAGACGCGCGCCTCCCTGGAGAACCTGGTCGCCGCGGCCCGCACGGTCCGTGAGGAACTTTCCGCGTCCTGAGACCGGGAGCGATCTGCCGGGGAGCGGACGCCCGAGTTCCGCTCCCCGGCATGATCCTTTTTCAGCCGTGTGAGTGATGACTACTCAGGGTGACATCAACTCTACTGGTGGTGATGATGACTCGGGACTGATCGCGAGGGACGGAGCCGTTGGCGGCGCCGCCCTTTGACCTGCCGTCCCGACTGCGCAGGGTTCAGGGATGGGGTGTGGGGATGGCGTTCGCGATCGTGGGCCTGGGGTGCCGGCTGCCCGGCGGGATCGTGGATCTGGCCGGCCTGCGCAACTCCCTGTGGGCACAGAGCCCGGAGGTCATCGACCGGTTCGTGCGGGACGTCCGCTCGTGCGGCCAGCTGAGGGTGAACGACTCGCACCTCGCGGGGGTTCCGTTCCTGTCCAACCACGGCGGGCCGGGGCTGAGCGGCGACAGGTTCGCCGAGCTCAACTACCCGATGCTGCGCACCAGCCGCCTCCAGGGCGTGTCCGTGGCGCGGTCCGCACCGCCCTCCCCGGCCGCCGCCGCGTACGTCCCGGCGCAGCCGAGGCCCAGGGTCGGGGCGGCCCGCGCGTACCCGTCCGGCTGGCCGCCCGAGGAGCTTCCCGGCGGTCTGCCGGCCCCGTTCACCGAGGCGTTCCACCACGACCCGTACCCCACACTGCACTGGCTGCGCGAGCACCGGCCGTTGAGCCGGGTCCTCAGCCCGGACGGACCCGGCTGGCTGCTGACCCGCTACGACGACGTCCGTACCGCTCACACCGACCCACGCGTGACCTGCGACAGCAAGCGGATCCCCGCCGGCCTGATGTGGCTGCGGCACTGGCCGTCCGAACTGCGGGAGCGGCTGTTCGTGCATCTGCTGGACAGCGACGACCCGCGGCACGCCGAACTGCGGGCGATCATGCGGCCGTTCTTCACGCCCGCCCGGCAGGAGCAGTGGCGCTCTCGGGTGCAGCGTCTCGTGGACGCCCGGATCGACCGGATCGTGGAGCGGGGCCGCGGCGACCTGATGGCAGCGGTGGCCTATCCGCTCGGCGGCAACGTGCTCTTCTCCGTCCTCGGCGCCACCCCGCCCCGCATGAACCACCTGCGGGCGATGATCTGGCGTACCGCCGAGTGGAACAACGACGTCCCCTACGTCGAGGCGCTCGCCCACGAGGTCGACGCGTTCGTCCGCGGGGCCGTCGCCGAGAAGCGTCGCTCCCTGGGCGACGACCTGATCTCGCTGCTGGTCCGGGCCCGCGACCAGGACGGTCTGATCAGCGAGGACGAATTGCACGGCCTGGTGATGATGATGCTCGTCGCCGGCCAGGCCCCAGCATCAACAGCGTCGGCAACAGCCTGCACTCCCTGCTCGCCCACCCCGGCCAACTCGCCGCGCTCCGCGACGATCCCGCCCTCCTCGCGACCGGCATGGGCGAACTGCTGCGCTACGAGAGCCCGTTGCCCTTCACCAGTTGGCGGGGCACCCTGGAACCCGTCGAGTTCGGCGATGTGACCGTCCCGGCGGACGAGTCCCTGTTCCTGTGCATCGGCGCGGCCAACCGGGACCCCGCGCGCTTCCCCGACCCCGACCGTCTCGACCTGAGCCGCCCCACGCCGGGCCATCTCGCCTTCGGCCACGGCGCGCACTACTGCCTGGGCGCCCACATCGGCCGGATGACGGCAGAGGCCGCCGTCAGCACCGTCCTGCGCCGGCTGCCGGGCCTGCGGCCGGACGGTATGCCGCGGTGGCGGCCCAGCATGTTCGAGCGCGGCCTCAGCGTCCTGCCCGTCGCCTGGGACGTACCGCAAAAGGTGCAGCAGGGAGCCGCCCGGTGAAACGCTCCGAGATCCTCGCCGAGGTCAAGGCAATGCTCGCCGAGTTCGGCGGCGTCGACCCCGAACAGGTCGACGAACAGACCGCGTTCATCGCCGACCTCGGCCTCGATTCGCTCGTCCTGGTGCGGATGACCGTCGTCGCAGAGGAGCGGTTCGGAGTACGCATCCCCGACGAGGTCGCCTGGGAACTGCATACGGTCGGAGCCGTGGTCGGCCATGTCGAGGAGGCCCTTGCGGAGCGGCCGGGTGTGGCGGATCGGGGCCGGCGATGAGTGAACTCGTCCGGTTCCTGCGCGAGAAGATGTGGCTCCTCGGCGACACCCGCTGGTACGCGCGCGTGGACAGCGTCCGCGGTGAACTCGTCGAGGTGGAACGCCTCGGATACACCCAACTCGACGCCCGGGCACGTGCCGTGGGGGCATGGCTGGCCGACCGTACGCCGCCCGGTGCGCGCGCGTCCTGCTGATGTACCCGGCGGGTCTGGAGTTCTATGCGGTCTTCCTCGGTTGCCTGTACTCGGGTCGGGTCGCCATCCCCGCCCCGCTGCCGGACACCGACCGGCGCGCCCTGGAACGGGCCGAGGGCATCATCCGTGACGCGGATGTCGGCCTGGTCCTCAGCGACGCCGCCCACCAGCCCCGGCTCGGCTACTGGCTCGCCGGCATGGATCTGGTCGCGCCCGCCGAGTGCGTCGCGACCGACGGCACCGCGCTGCCGGACCCGGGGACGTGGTCCCCCGCCGCCCTGGAACTCACCGCGACCGCCTACATCCAGTACACGTCCGGCTCGACGAGCGAGCCGCGCGGCGTCGTCATCAACCACCGGAACCTGCTGCACAACCTGTTGTCGATCAGGGAGAAGCTCGCCCCCGACGAAGTCCTGGACGAACTGCGCCACGACCCGTCCCCCACCGGCGCCGGCTGGCTGCCGCACTACCACGACATGGGCCTGGTCGGCATGCTGCTCAGTCCGCTCGTGAGCTGCGGCAACCTCGTCTTCTCCTCCCCGGTCTCCTTCATCGCCCACCCTCTGCTCTGGCTCCAGATGATCAGTCGGTACCGGGCCTACTACACCTTCGCCCCGAATTTCGGCTACGACTGGCTGCTGCGAAGCATCAAGGACAGCCAACTCACCGATCTGGACGCGGACCTGAACGTCGACTGTCTGCGGTTCGCGCTGAACGGCGCCGAGCCCGTCCGCGCCGACGTACTGAATGCGTTCGCCCGCCGGCTCGCCCCCATCGGCTTCAGCCCGCGCGTCTGGGCGCCGAGCTACGGCCTGGCCGAGGCCACGCTCATGGTCACCGGCACCCCCTGCGGCAGCGGACCGACCATGGGGCGCTTCTGCCGGGACGCGCTGGAGGCCGGACACGCCGTGCCCGACCCGGACGGCGTCGACCTCGTCAGCTGCGGCGCTCCCGCGGGCGCCGACGTCCGCATCGTCGGCCCCGCCACGTCGGGGCCGGTCAAGGACGGGCAGGTGGGCGAGGTCTGGGTACGTGGTGAGAGTGTCGCCGAGGGCTACCTCAACGATCCGCAGGCCACCGCCGAGCACTTCGCCGCCGTCACCGCCGACGGCGACGGGCCGTACCTGCGGACCGGAG is a window from the Streptomyces sp. NBC_00299 genome containing:
- a CDS encoding cytochrome P450, producing MPFTSWRGTLEPVEFGDVTVPADESLFLCIGAANRDPARFPDPDRLDLSRPTPGHLAFGHGAHYCLGAHIGRMTAEAAVSTVLRRLPGLRPDGMPRWRPSMFERGLSVLPVAWDVPQKVQQGAAR
- a CDS encoding acyl carrier protein, which produces MKRSEILAEVKAMLAEFGGVDPEQVDEQTAFIADLGLDSLVLVRMTVVAEERFGVRIPDEVAWELHTVGAVVGHVEEALAERPGVADRGRR
- a CDS encoding fatty acyl-AMP ligase — protein: MAGRPYAARCARVLLMYPAGLEFYAVFLGCLYSGRVAIPAPLPDTDRRALERAEGIIRDADVGLVLSDAAHQPRLGYWLAGMDLVAPAECVATDGTALPDPGTWSPAALELTATAYIQYTSGSTSEPRGVVINHRNLLHNLLSIREKLAPDEVLDELRHDPSPTGAGWLPHYHDMGLVGMLLSPLVSCGNLVFSSPVSFIAHPLLWLQMISRYRAYYTFAPNFGYDWLLRSIKDSQLTDLDADLNVDCLRFALNGAEPVRADVLNAFARRLAPIGFSPRVWAPSYGLAEATLMVTGTPCGSGPTMGRFCRDALEAGHAVPDPDGVDLVSCGAPAGADVRIVGPATSGPVKDGQVGEVWVRGESVAEGYLNDPQATAEHFAAVTADGDGPYLRTGDLGFFQDGELYVTGRAKDLIIANGRNIHPQDIESVSEASDPATGPCAAFALADDAGHERIVLVQEIRPLHLNGRSPAALAGVIRERLARELRLAVQVVIVGPMSVPRTTSGKIQRSRTRDVLRAADLTPLHSDLHPSAMP